Proteins co-encoded in one Setaria viridis chromosome 9, Setaria_viridis_v4.0, whole genome shotgun sequence genomic window:
- the LOC117837066 gene encoding protein WEAK CHLOROPLAST MOVEMENT UNDER BLUE LIGHT 1 translates to MEVLDSNGHRETRMQNAENPAPVSVKSPDMSLEVQEKLPHNLAEHQKELTSPVGHTVSSSPEMLSHIRPAQASKEEGDHAILPNKTEAKNISENGFTSVNTMPAAEMKSKENNMNHHKNIAVAQENIVKSEKGSEGSYRGLVDTTAPFESVKEAVTKFGGIIDWKAYRAKSLERRRVMQLELEKVQQEIPQFKEDWETAEVAKSHVMEELERTSRLVEELKHKLERAQLEVDQAKQDSELALLRAQEMEQGIDDEASVIAQTQMTVAKERHQKAVEELKLLKEELTSMHEQYAVLATERDVAIKRAEEVVAAAKDTEKQVEELTLELIASKESLEVAHASHHEAEEHRLGAALAKEQDCLAWEKELQQVQEELHQLNEQIVSKANVEAEIDGNEHKLLSLKSELAAYVDNKLNEEAGVIQEQGSDEAKEISRSIKQALVSKRKELDEYRGKLENAKTEANLIRVIAESLRSELDREKASLSTLQQSEGMASITVSSLDAELERTKQEIEMIHKKEAETREKMAELPRMLQQAAKEAEDAKMAAQSAQEELRKAKEEAEQTKAAATTADIRLRAVLKEIEASKASERLAVVAAQAMQESEETGSVGDSPRGVTLPINEYHALSKRVHEAEEVANEKVAAALAQIELAKESESRSLEKLHEASKEMDEKKSDLRIALERAEKANEGKLGAEQELRRWRAEHMQRRKAHEATKHAVSTVSTPPRTFDEHKSSHQEDDVFLTDPKLHRSTGSVDHFVSDEKVQKGSVDHFVSDEKVQKKKSFFPQLSTLLSRKAQTQT, encoded by the exons ATGGAAGTTCTTGATAGTAATGGTCACAGGGAAACAAGAATGCAGAATGCTGAAAATCCAGCACCAGTTTCTGTTAAGAGTCCAGATATGTCCTTGGAAGTCCAAGAGAAGTTACCTCACAATTTGGCAGAGCACCAGAAAGAATTGACGTCTCCTGTAGGCCATACTGTGAGTTCGTCACCGGAAATGCTATCCCACATAAGACCAGCTCAGGCATCAAAGGAGGAGGGAGATCATGCTATTTTACCAAATAAGACTGAAGCGAAAAACATATCTGAAAATGGTTTTACCAGCGTGAATACTATGCCAGCAGCTGAAATGAAATCTAAAGAAAACAATATGAATCATCACAAGAACATTGCCGTCGCCCAAGAAAATATAGTAAAATCAGAAAAGGGATCTGAAGGCTCATACAGAGGTCTTGTTGACACTACTGCACCGTTTGAGTCTGTTAAAGAGGCTGTCACCAAATTTGGAGGAATTATTGATTGGAAAGCCTACAGGGCTAAATCATTAGAG AGACGCAGGGTCATGCAACTTGAACTTGAAAAGGTTCAGCAGGAGATTCCACAATTCAAAGAAGACTGGGAAACTGCTGAGGTGGCCAAGTCACACGTGATGGAGGAGCTAGAGAGAACTAGTAGACTTGTTGAGGAGTTGAAGCATAAGCTGGAGAGGGCACAGCTTGAAGTGGACCAAGCAAAGCAAGATTCTGAACTCGCCCTGCTTAGGGCACAAGAGATGGAACAGGGGATTGATGATGAAGCTAGTGTAATAGCCCAAACGCAGATGACAGTTGCCAAAGAAAGACATCAAAAGGCTGTTGAGGAACTGAAATTGCTGAAAGAGGAGTTAACATCAATGCACGAACAGTATGCTGTCTTAGCAACTGAAAGGGATGTAGCAATAAAAAGGGCTGAGGAAGTTGTAGCTGCTGCGAAGGATACTGAGAAACAAGTAGAGGAACTCACTTTAGAACTTATTGCATCCAAAGAGTCTCTCGAGGTAGCCCATGCTTCACACCATGAAGCTGAAGAGCACAGACTTGGGGCAGCTTTGGCGAAAGAGCAGGATTGCCTGGCTTGGGAGAAAGAGCTGCAGCAGGTACAAGAGGAGCTGCACCAGCTCAACGAACAAATTGTGTCCAAAGCTAATGTGGAGGCCGAAATTGATGGAAATGAGCACAAGCTGCTTAGCCTCAAAAGTGAGCTAGCTGCCTACGTGGATAACAAATTGAATGAAGAAGCTGGAGTGATCCAGGAGCAAGGTTCTGACGAAGCAAAAGAAATTAGTAGGTCAATCAAGCAAGCTCTAGTTTCAAAAAGAAAGGAGCTTGATGAATACAGAGGGAAATTAGAAAATGCAAAAACTGAAGCCAACTTAATAAGAGTTATTGCAGAATCGCTCAGATCAGAGCTTGATAGGGAGAAAGCTTCACTTTCTACGTTGCAGCAGAGTGAGGGTATGGCATCCATTACAGTCTCTTCTCTAGACGCCGAGCTCGAGAGAACAAAGCAAGAGATAGAAATGATACATAAGAAGGAAGCAGAAACCCGGGAGAAAATGGCAGAACTTCCGAGGATGTTGCAGCAAGCAGCCAAGGAGGCGGAAGATGCCAAGATGGCAGCTCAATCGGCACAAGAAGAATTGAGAAAGGCCAAGGAAGAAGCTGAACAAACCAAGGCTGCTGCGACAACTGCAGATATCAGATTACGTGCAGTTTTGAAAGAAATAGAGGCGTCTAAAGCATCTGAGAGGCTAGCTGTAGTGGCAGCTCAAGCAATGCAGGAGAGTGAGGAAACAGGAAGTGTTGGTGATTCTCCTAGAGGAGTAACACTTCCTATAAATGAATACCATGCTCTGAGCAAGAGGGTTCATGAAGCCGAAGAGGTTGCAAATGAGAAGGTAGCAGCAGCCTTGGCACAGATAGAGTTGGCAAAAGAGTCTGAATCAAGGAGCCTAGAGAAGCTACATGAAGCATCCAAGGAGATGGACGAAAAGAAGAGTGATCTTCGAATCGCACTGGAGAGGGCTGAGAAGGCAAACGAAGGGAAACTTGGCGCTGAGCAGGAGCTGAGAAGATGGAGAGCGGAGCATATGCAGCGTCGGAAAGCCCATGAAGCTACAAAACATGCAGTTAGTACTGTGAGCACTCCACCAAGGACGTTTGACGAGCACAAGAGCTCTCACCAGGAAGATGATGTATTCCTAACAGATCCGAAGTTGCATAGGTCAACTGGTAGTGTGGATCATTTTGTCTCGGATGAGAAGGTACAAAAAGGTAGTGTGGATCATTTTGTCTCGGATGAGAAGGTACAAAAAAAGAAGTCGTTCTTCCCTCAGCTGTCCACACTTTTGTCTAGAAAGGCACAAACACAAACATAA
- the LOC117837067 gene encoding probable protein phosphatase 2C 12, with the protein MEVHADVDGSGVPLAVLLKRELCNQKVEKPDILFGEVNKSKKGEDFTFLVDKCHRSPGEGASSTGGENAGDDDTISVFAIFDGHNGSAAAIYTRENLLNNVLAAIPPNLTSEEWTAALPRALVAGFVKTDKDFQTKAARSGTTVTFVIIDGWVVTVASVGDSRCILESAEGTVYFLSADHRLDANEEEVERVTASGGEVGRINIAGGAGIGPLRCWPGGLCLSRSIGDIDVGEFIVPVPHVKQVKLSNAGGRLVIASDGVWDALCFQEALNYTRGLPAEAAANRIVKEAVTSKGLRDDTTCIVVDILPPEKLSPPLKRPGKGGIKALFRRRPSDEMSEDQMDRGCFEPDVVEEIYEEGSAMLARRLNINYPAGNMFKLHDCAVCQLEMKPGEGISVHGNMPKHSRVDPWGGPFLCSSCQVKKEAMEGKLHSRNSQSAAQLVPK; encoded by the exons ATGGAGGTGCACGCCGACGTAGACGGGTCCGGCGTGCCCCTGGCCGTGCTCCTCAAGCGGGAGCTGTGCAACCAGAAGGTGGAGAAGCCGGACATCCTCTTCGGGGAGGTCAACAAGAGCAAGAAAGGGGAGGACTTCACGTTCCTCGTGGACAAGTGCCACCGCAGCCCGGGCGAGGGCGCCAGCAGCACCGGCGGCGAGAATGCGGGCGACGACGACACCATCTCCGTGTTTGCG ATTTTTGATGGACACAATGGATCTGCAGCAGCCATATACACCCGGGAGAATCTTTTAAACAATGTGTTGGCTGCTATTCCTCCAAATCTCACGAGCGAGGAGTGGACAGCTGCATTGCCAAGGGCACTAGTTGCTGGTTTCGTAAAAACAGATAAAGACTTCCAGACAAAAG CTGCACGTTCAGGGACCACTGTGACTTTTGTTATAATTGATGGATGGGTTGTCACTGTAGCATCAGTTGGTGATTCGCGCTGTATTCTAGAGTCTGCTGAAGGCACAGTATATTTTTTATCAGCTGATCACCGTCTGGATGCTAATGAAGAGGA GGTGGAGCGTGTAACAGCAAGTGGTGGTGAAGTTGGGAGAATAAACATTGCTGGGGGTGCTGGG ATCGGTCCACTAAGATGCTGGCCGGGCGGATTGTGCCTATCACGGTCAATTGGTGATATCGACGTTGGGGAATTTATAGTTCCTGTCCCACATGTAAAGCAAGTAAAG TTGTCCAATGCCGGAGGGCGGCTTGTGATTGCTAGTGATGGTGTCTGGGATGCACTGTGCTTTCAAGAAGCTCTGAACTACACCAGGGGTCTGCCAGCTGAAGCTGCTGCTAATCGAATTGTTAAG GAAGCTGTGACTTCAAAGGGGCTACGAGATGATACTACTTGCATAGTAGTTGACATACTACCTCCAGAAAAGTTAAGCCCCCCATTAAAGAGGCCTGGAAAAGGAGGCATTAAAGCTTTGTTCCGTCGGAGGCCTTCTGATGAAATGTCTGAAGATCAGATGGACAGAGGGTGTTTTGAACCTGATGTTGTGGAGGAAATATACGAGGAGGGCTCTGCAATGCTTGCTCGAAG GTTGAATATAAATTATCCAGCAGGAAATATGTTCAAGCTGCATGATTGTGCTGTCTGCCAGTTGGAGATGAAACCTGGTGAGGGCATCTCTGTTCATGGTAACATGCCAAAGCATTCAAGAGTTGACCCCTGGGGCGGTCCCTTTCTCTGTTCCTCTTGTCAAGTGAAAAAGGAAGCCATGGAAGGGAAGCTGCATTCGAGAA ATTCTCAATCTGCTGCCCAACTTGTGCCTAAGTAG